Part of the Neosynechococcus sphagnicola sy1 genome, GGTAAGTGCCTGCTCATTGACTGCCCCAGCTGTACTGAAGAGTAGGACAATCAGCAGCAGAAAGACGACCCCGAGAACACTGGACAGCCAAAAGGCTAAAAACCTCAGATCGAGGGAAGCGGCACTATGCACGGAGAGTGGTCTTTGTCCATCGCCCTGGGGTTTACCCAAGAAGCTTTCGATCCAGAATCCAGCCACCAGAAAGGCCAGCCCCACCAAGGGTGTGATGCCCCGATCCACGAGTTGAATGGTGACATTGAGCTGCCACTGGGGATCTTGTAGGTTCAAGGGCACCAGCAGAATCACAAAGTTCAGCAGTGAGGTCAGGATCAACAGAATGCCCACGAGGCGGAGCGTCCGGGATGCAAAGGCGGTAAAGGGGGGAGTTTGATTCACAAGTCAAGCCTAACGATGAAAAAGCATTCCTAGGTCGAAGATCTCCTGTGAAGATGGTACGCGATCGCGGTCGTCTTCCCACGGGGGATCAGTTTCAAACCTTGGTGTTTCCGGATCAAGGAGAGAAACTTGCTGCTCAGAATAGGACGATTCGACCTTTTACCTCGGGCATTCAAGCTTTTTTCTCGAACATTCGAGCTTTTATCTCGAACATTCGAGCTTTTATCTCGGACACTGGAGCTTTTATCTCGGACATTCGAGCTTTTTTCTCGGGCATTCGAGCTTTTATCTCGGACACTGGAGCTTTTAGCAGAAACCCTGACTCCAGGTGTTTAAGCGAGGTCGGACTCGGTTTGGGGGCTTACCGGATCGCCATAGGGGGGATAGGGAGGAAATGAAATCTGGAAGCTTGTCTGTCCCGGCTGCCCCTGAACCTCAATGGTTGCCCCAATGTATTCAACCCGCTTCCTGACCAGTGCCAGACCCAGCCCCGTGCCACCATGCTTCCAAGGATCGGAGTGAGGAATGCGATAAAACCGTTCAAAGATGCGATCGCGTTCTGACAAGGGAATTTCCACCCCGGTATTGCTGACAATGAGTGCAATGCTGCCAGCGGTGCTTTGGGCGGTGACGCTGATACGCCCATGGGCAGGGGTATATTTACAGGCATTGTGCAGCAGTTCCCTGAGAATCTGCTCCAACTCCGTAACGTCCGTTGTCAAGGGGGGCAGGTCAGGGGGAATTTCGATACACAGTTGTTGCTGTTGCAGCTGACACCGTTCCCTAAAGCCTTTAGCGATCGTTGGCACCCAAGTTTGCAGCTCAACAGTGGTCAGGAAGAGTTGAGCCTTCTCAGCCTCTAGGCGTGCCATATCGAGGAGATTGTTGACTAACAGAATCTCCCGGTCACACTCGGTTTTTAGGATCTCGAAGTAGTTGTTGATCGGATGGGGTTCAGTCGTCAATACCCCTGACTGTTTCAGGGCGATCTCTAGCATTCGAATCGACAATTTAATGCTGGTGAGGGGGGAGCGTAACTCATGGGAAACCGTGCTCAAGAAGTCGTCTTTGAGGTGATTCAGGATTTCTAATTGTCTGATCTGCTGTTGGATGGTGTGAACAAAGCGGGCTTGTCGGAGGGCGATCGCGCACTGACTAGCAACTTGCTGCACGAGGCGAATCTCTTGATGGTTAAAGACCCGGCTGTATAGTTGCGTCAGTTGCAGGTAGCCGAGGGTTCCCTGATCATCAAAAATGCTACTGAAGAGAATGGTTCTCTGGGACTGCCCTTGCTCCCCTGACCAGGTACAAAACTGGAACGAGTATCCCTGGGAGATTTGAGTGTATAACTCACGATTGTTGGCGATCTCGACAATATCTCCTAGGGAGTAGATATGATCCTGGGCAGCGGCGAACTGGTAGCGAAGGGTGGCGGTTTCTGCGTCCAAGTCAAGGAGGAAGGCACTACAGTCATCCAGTTTCAACCTGGTGGCAATTTCCTCGACGACGATTTGTAAAATTTCAGCTTCATCCAGGCTGTCACGGACTTTATCGGTAATCCGCTTCAAGCCAGTTTCAAACTCCAAGGCCCGCTGCAACTCCTCGGTTCGCTGTAGTGCCTGCTGCTCCAGTTGGGTATTCTGTTCCACCAGCAGTTTTTTAAATTGCTGCCGTTCCCGCCCATCCTGAATCAACCAGCGCAGGCAGGTGATGCTGCCGCTGGGATCTCGTGTTGTCTCAACCGTGAGCACCGCCGGCAAGGGCGATTGTTGCACCGGACAGATTTGAATTTCCCAGGCTTCGATACGTTTGAGGTTTTGTAGTTGCCCCAGTTGCAGCGAGAAGGCTTGACGATCGTCGGGGGCAATGAAAATACTCAAGGGCTTATCGATCAGAAACGCCCTGGGAGATGCCAGCAGGGTGGCGATCGCCCGATTGGCCTCCAGAATCTTCCCTTGAGCATCGGTGACCACGTAGCCATGGGGGGTGAGATCAAACAGATCTTGATAGCGCTGGCGTTGCGATATGACTTCCTGAAAGGCGTTGGTTAGCTCTTGATTGCGGTGGTAAAGATCTTCTTCGGCAACCTGTAATTCTTCTAAAACGTCATACAGCTCTTTCAGTGCTGCATCCAACAAATCATTGCGAACAGGGGACTCCTGCGCCCGTTCGCGTAAAGATAACGCCCGCTGAAAAACCGCTAATATTTGAGGCGAGATTTCAGCCATGATGGATTGTCCTTAGACAGATACAGCCCGATTACCGCTCAGTTACATCTTCGATCGCCAACAAAATTAGATCTCCCGCGTTGACAACCTGACAGGCATTGAGCAACAGAGTTTTGGTGCCAATTTGCTCAAACCCATGGTGAACTTCAAAGTCTTCAAAGTGGGTATTGTGGGGCAAAATATCCTCCAGCAGCGATCGCAATTGGGGAATTTCCCATTCCCCCTCCCCCAACTCAAACAATAACTGATTTTCTACCTCCTGGGGCAGTAATTTAAACAATTTATAGAATGCTTGATTTGTTGTTTGAATCCGAAAATCACCATCTAAAACAATCAGGGGATGTCGCACCGTTTCAACAATTGCCTCGGCATAATCTCGGGCAGCTGCTAATAATCTCAAACTTTGTTTACTGTCATCAATATCTACCAGCACAATCACCGCCCCCTCAATCCGATTTTCCGTAGTTTTATAGGGACGAATTCGCAATAAATACCAGTGACCCGATTCGTCTTGTAGTTCCTGTTCCTGAATGCTGAGGGTATCAATCATCTCGGCAATCAGGGCTTCTAAGTTGGGGAGATCAATATTGGCACGGATATCTTTGAAGGGTCGACCCACATCGGTGGAAATTAAGTTAAATAATTTTTCTGCCATCGGTGTGAACCGACGGATGCGGAGATCACTGCCTAAAATTAGGACGGGAATATTCACCCCAGTGAGGAGATTTTGCAGGTCATTGTTGACCAGGTGTAATTCTAGATTGCGGTTATGTAGCTCCTCATTAATGGTGTTGAGTTCTTCATTGGTTGCCTGAATTTCTTCCTTGGCGGTTTGCAGCTCCTCATTGGTGCTTTGTAGCTCTTCATTGCTGGAGAGGATTTCCTCATTGGCAACCTTGAGATCCTGATTGGTGGCCTCCTGCTCCTCAATGATGGCTTGCAAATATTGGCGCGTGGTCGTTAACTCCTGCTGAAGTCGGGTGATCTCCTCAGAGGATGGGGGTGTCGCCGCTGAACTAGGCTCGGGGGGATTGACTAGAGGCAAAGCAGGGGAGATCTCGGTAAATAGCACCAAACAATAGTCCTCCGTTGCCATGGCTGTCGGCACCTGAAACGGCATCACCTCAAAGCTGATCCGCCGTCGCTGATGGGGGTCAACCAATTGCAGCCCCTCTTTTTTTAACTGCCGCATTCTGCGTTCTGGCCTGATGAATGGCAGTGCGCAATTCTAGCAGTAGTTCCTGACGCACCATTTTCAAAATATTGAGACTGGCCTTGCCAGCAACCGGCTCTAGATAGGGGCTGGTTTGACCGCGAAATTGCACAATCTCTAGATCTCGATTGATCACCACACCCGCTGGGGCATAACGGCTTAAGACTAAGCGATCGGCCTCTTGGAGTAACGCTAGGTCGCTATCGATATTTTCATCCATAGGTGGCTGCCGGGGGTCTGGGTGCTGGGCAGAATCAAGACGGGTGGTAAAATCCACCATCAGGTGGGCGGGGGTTGGTCTGCGTAGATAAATCTTGTGTTTTTTATCGACGACGGTGAAGAGATCAATAAAATTGCCGATACTTTCTGACGTGCCCAACATCAGAAACCCCGTGGGCATTAATCCATAGTGGAAGCTGGGGATAATCCGCTTCTGCACCGCCGCATTGAGATAGATCAAGACATTGCGACAGCTAATTAAATCTAACCGAGAGAAGGGCGGATCGCTAATTAAATTCTGGCGGGCAAAGATACAGAGTTCCCGCACGGCCTTGGTGATTTTATACCCTCCCTTGATCGGCACAAAAAAGCGGCTTAACTGTTCCGGTGTCACAGTCTGCATCAGATTGCTGCCGTAGGCACCGATGCGAGCCTGGGCGATCGCCACCTCATTGACATCCGTGGCAAAAATCTGAATTTCAGGTCGGGGGAAGGTATCCCCCAAAAACTCCAAGAGACTGATGGCGATGGAGTAGGCTTCCTGTCCCGTCGAACATCCCGGTACCCAGATGCGAATTGGGGCATCGGGGGATCGCTGCGCCATCAGGGTCGGAAACACCTGCTGCTTCAGGGCTGCAAAGCAACTGGGGTCTCGAAAAAAGCTGGTGACATTGATCAAAATGTCTTGGTAGAGGGCTGCGACTTCAGCCCCATGTTCTTCCAGATAGCGCCTATAGTCCTGGAGCTGTTGCAGTTGGTGCAGGGCCATCCGCCGCAACAGTCGGCGCTGGATGGTGGTGGGTTTGTAATGGGTGAAGTCAACCCCGGTCACCTGACGCAGCAGCCGATAAATCTGGGTGAGATCGTGCTCCTGACTGTCTTCCCGTTTGGCTGCGGCGGGGAGAGGCGCAGCGGTGCGCAGATAGGGATGCTGACTCAGCCGCACCAACTCAGCGGCAATTTCCGCCGGTGAGAGGACAAAATCCACCTGCCCCGTGGCGATCGCCCGAGTCGGCATCTCAGTGAACTTGGAAGAGACAGCATCCTCCGCAAAGGTAATTACCCCCCGCCTCCTTGACCGCCTGCAATCCCAAAGCGCCATCGGCATCGGCACCGGAGAGAATCACGGCGATCGCCTGACTGCCCCGATCCGCCGCTAGGGAGAACAGGAAGGTATCAATCGGCCGATGTTGCTTTTGTTTCAGGTCACGGGGCACCAGATGCAGGCAGCCGTAGCGGATGCTCATCACCCTGTTGGGAGGAATCACATAGATGCAATTCGGCTCGATCACTGCTGTATCCTGAGCTTCCTGAACCTGCATCTGGGTTTTAGTCGCCAGAATTTCCCTCAGCAAGCTGTGGTGCTTGGGGTCGAGGTGCTGAATCAGCACCAGGGCCATGCCGGTATCCGGGGGGAGGTGCTGCAATAACTCAATGAATGCCTCCAGACCCCCCCGCCGAAGCTCCCACCCCCACGATTAATAGGCCATCGACGGTGGATGCCTCAGAGGGTGATGCTGGCTCAGAAGACTCAGAAGGAGGTGGATGCGACACGGCTGGCCCAACTGAACAGGTGAGAGGATTTACCCTCAGTGTAAAGACTTCCCAGGTTCCCAGGGATTGGCAGCCGCAACGCCATGGCCCCCGGAGGCAGTCTACTAGCAATCCCTGGAGCTTCCTCCCATCGGGGGCATGGTTTGAGTGCGACAATATTTTTGCCCACCTCCGCTCCTGTCTGGTGATGATAGCCGCTGAAATCTTCCCCCCCGTGGTTGACTCCTAGCCATGGAATTATGGCGGGATTGCTCCTGAGTTTTGCGATCGCCCATAGTGGTCTGGCGGCCCTCCGACCCTGGGCAGAACAACGGATTGGCCCCCGCCTCTATCGCCTCTGCTTTGCCCTGGTCAGCCTCCCCCTGGCCACGGTGTTGGTGATTTATTTCTTTAACCATCGCTATGATGGCCTCCAGCTCTGGCAAGTTCAGGGTCTGCCTGGGATCAAACCCACGGTGTGGGTGTTGTCAGCCATTTCCTTTTTGTTTCTCTATCCGGCGACCTTCAACCTGCTGGAAATTGCCGCGATTCAGAAACCGGAGGTTCACCTCTACGAAACCGGGATCATTCGCATTAGCCGTCACCCCCAAATGGTGGGTCAGGTGATCTGGTGTTTGGCCCATACCCTCTGGATTGGCTCCACCTTCATGGTGCTGACCTCCCTGGGGTTGATCCTGCACCATCTCTTTGGGGTCTGGCATGGCGATCGCCGTCTGCAAGCCCGTTATGGAAAATCCTTTGAAACCCTGAGATCCCGCACCTCAATTCTGCCGTTTTTGGCGCTGTTTCAAGGTCGGCAAACCTTTGTCTGGCAAGAGTTTCTTCGCCCTTCCTACCTGGGGGTATTCCTGTTTATTGGCCTTTTAGGGTGGGCGCACCCGCTTTTAATGCGTGCAACTGCCAGTGTTGCCTGGTAGCATGATCCCAAAAGAATTTAACAAAATTGAGGAATCATGGCGTTGTCGGTCAATCAGCAGACTTTTACACAAGAAGTTTTAGAATCTCCGACCTTAGTTTTAGTCAATTTTTGGGCACCCTGGTGTGGGATCTGTCGCCGCGTTGATCCCCTGCTGGCACGCCTCCAGGCTGAGTGGGGCGAGTCCCTGAAGCTCGTCAGCATCAATGCCGATGAGAATTTTAAACTTGCGAATCAGTACCGTTTGGCTACCTTACCCACCATGCTCCTGTTTGAGGGCGGGCAAGTGCTCTATCGCTTTGATAGCTTTCGGGGATCAGAGAGTCTCCAGGGGGAACTAGACAGGATGGTCTCCAGCCACTTGCTGACCCGTCCCTCTTCCCCAGACACGATTCAAGAGCTGGCAATTTCCTCCTGAGGACTGCTTACCGGGTGGGCGGATCTGGGGAGATCCGCAATTGCCAGAACACCAGGATCAGGGTCATGAGCAACAGCATCACCGTTGCGGCGGCGGCGTAGCCAAAATCAAACTGGGCAAAGGCTTGGTCATAAATGTAATACACCAAGAGATTGGTGGAGTTCAGGGGGCCGCCGCCGGTAATCACATAGACTTGCTCAAAACTCCGCAGGGTAAAGATGGTGGTGGTGACCGTGGCAAAGATCAAGGTCGGTCGCAGTCCTGGTAGGGTGATGTGCCAAAACTGCTGCCAGCCATTGGCACCATCTAGTTCGGCGGCTTCATAGCGACTGGTGGGAATCGCTTGGAGTCCGGCGAGGAACACTACGAGGTTAAAGCCCAGTTGCTTCCAAGTGCTGAGCAAAATCAACACTGGCATCGCCCAGGTGGTGCTGCCCAACCAGGGAATTGGAGCTAGCCCGATGCTCCCGATCAGGGAGTTGAGGGGGCCTTCCGTCTGAAACAGCCAGCGAAATCCCAGACCCACAGCCACCAGGGAGGTTACAGAGGGAATAAAATAGGCCGTTCTCAGCAGCCCCCGCAAAGCCATGGTGCGGTTGAGCAGCACCGATAACCCCAGGGGTAGCACCAAGCTGGGGATCACGGTAGCCAGGGTGAAATAAGCCGTGTTG contains:
- a CDS encoding HpsJ family protein; the encoded protein is MNQTPPFTAFASRTLRLVGILLILTSLLNFVILLVPLNLQDPQWQLNVTIQLVDRGITPLVGLAFLVAGFWIESFLGKPQGDGQRPLSVHSAASLDLRFLAFWLSSVLGVVFLLLIVLLFSTAGAVNEQALTQINQEATQAQAQLATRLTAEVGQQRSKIEGLLKRSSPPECRH
- a CDS encoding PAS domain-containing protein — protein: MVDPHQRRRISFEVMPFQVPTAMATEDYCLVLFTEISPALPLVNPPEPSSAATPPSSEEITRLQQELTTTRQYLQAIIEEQEATNQDLKVANEEILSSNEELQSTNEELQTAKEEIQATNEELNTINEELHNRNLELHLVNNDLQNLLTGVNIPVLILGSDLRIRRFTPMAEKLFNLISTDVGRPFKDIRANIDLPNLEALIAEMIDTLSIQEQELQDESGHWYLLRIRPYKTTENRIEGAVIVLVDIDDSKQSLRLLAAARDYAEAIVETVRHPLIVLDGDFRIQTTNQAFYKLFKLLPQEVENQLLFELGEGEWEIPQLRSLLEDILPHNTHFEDFEVHHGFEQIGTKTLLLNACQVVNAGDLILLAIEDVTER
- a CDS encoding CheR family methyltransferase, with amino-acid sequence MPTRAIATGQVDFVLSPAEIAAELVRLSQHPYLRTAAPLPAAAKREDSQEHDLTQIYRLLRQVTGVDFTHYKPTTIQRRLLRRMALHQLQQLQDYRRYLEEHGAEVAALYQDILINVTSFFRDPSCFAALKQQVFPTLMAQRSPDAPIRIWVPGCSTGQEAYSIAISLLEFLGDTFPRPEIQIFATDVNEVAIAQARIGAYGSNLMQTVTPEQLSRFFVPIKGGYKITKAVRELCIFARQNLISDPPFSRLDLISCRNVLIYLNAAVQKRIIPSFHYGLMPTGFLMLGTSESIGNFIDLFTVVDKKHKIYLRRPTPAHLMVDFTTRLDSAQHPDPRQPPMDENIDSDLALLQEADRLVLSRYAPAGVVINRDLEIVQFRGQTSPYLEPVAGKASLNILKMVRQELLLELRTAIHQARTQNAAVKKRGAAIG
- a CDS encoding chemotaxis protein CheB, with protein sequence MQHLPPDTGMALVLIQHLDPKHHSLLREILATKTQMQVQEAQDTAVIEPNCIYVIPPNRVMSIRYGCLHLVPRDLKQKQHRPIDTFLFSLAADRGSQAIAVILSGADADGALGLQAVKEAGGNYLCGGCCLFQVH
- a CDS encoding carbohydrate ABC transporter permease, encoding MPKLHPKQWLGPDGITAWIFLSPALVFLGIFVLWPMAYLCYLSFTTGSFTRGGTTWVGLRNYWRLFLSPDFWQVLGNTAYFTLATVIPSLVLPLGLSVLLNRTMALRGLLRTAYFIPSVTSLVAVGLGFRWLFQTEGPLNSLIGSIGLAPIPWLGSTTWAMPVLILLSTWKQLGFNLVVFLAGLQAIPTSRYEAAELDGANGWQQFWHITLPGLRPTLIFATVTTTIFTLRSFEQVYVITGGGPLNSTNLLVYYIYDQAFAQFDFGYAAAATVMLLLMTLILVFWQLRISPDPPTR
- a CDS encoding thioredoxin family protein, which codes for MALSVNQQTFTQEVLESPTLVLVNFWAPWCGICRRVDPLLARLQAEWGESLKLVSINADENFKLANQYRLATLPTMLLFEGGQVLYRFDSFRGSESLQGELDRMVSSHLLTRPSSPDTIQELAISS
- a CDS encoding NnrU family protein; the protein is MAGLLLSFAIAHSGLAALRPWAEQRIGPRLYRLCFALVSLPLATVLVIYFFNHRYDGLQLWQVQGLPGIKPTVWVLSAISFLFLYPATFNLLEIAAIQKPEVHLYETGIIRISRHPQMVGQVIWCLAHTLWIGSTFMVLTSLGLILHHLFGVWHGDRRLQARYGKSFETLRSRTSILPFLALFQGRQTFVWQEFLRPSYLGVFLFIGLLGWAHPLLMRATASVAW
- a CDS encoding ATP-binding protein encodes the protein MAEISPQILAVFQRALSLRERAQESPVRNDLLDAALKELYDVLEELQVAEEDLYHRNQELTNAFQEVISQRQRYQDLFDLTPHGYVVTDAQGKILEANRAIATLLASPRAFLIDKPLSIFIAPDDRQAFSLQLGQLQNLKRIEAWEIQICPVQQSPLPAVLTVETTRDPSGSITCLRWLIQDGRERQQFKKLLVEQNTQLEQQALQRTEELQRALEFETGLKRITDKVRDSLDEAEILQIVVEEIATRLKLDDCSAFLLDLDAETATLRYQFAAAQDHIYSLGDIVEIANNRELYTQISQGYSFQFCTWSGEQGQSQRTILFSSIFDDQGTLGYLQLTQLYSRVFNHQEIRLVQQVASQCAIALRQARFVHTIQQQIRQLEILNHLKDDFLSTVSHELRSPLTSIKLSIRMLEIALKQSGVLTTEPHPINNYFEILKTECDREILLVNNLLDMARLEAEKAQLFLTTVELQTWVPTIAKGFRERCQLQQQQLCIEIPPDLPPLTTDVTELEQILRELLHNACKYTPAHGRISVTAQSTAGSIALIVSNTGVEIPLSERDRIFERFYRIPHSDPWKHGGTGLGLALVRKRVEYIGATIEVQGQPGQTSFQISFPPYPPYGDPVSPQTESDLA